The [Bacillus] selenitireducens MLS10 genome includes a region encoding these proteins:
- a CDS encoding ABC transporter substrate-binding protein: MRTVFVITGLMLLAAGLFWYTESLQADEPAHLGVLLTESSRLDKLEGIENGLRDLGFHVEDDLVFHVYEEEEDTDALMAMAREMLEADYDLIAAFGGIEAQVLDVAMEETGLSTPVVFVGMAAPLDTGLIESYERPGTMFTGVANHHLNLSAKRLELFTDALPEMDEVIVLYNKEIDISNRSCDVTREAVETLGIEVVPFDVGTELDLTALADLAGENTGLLTLPSFIIEGMTGELADFSRAHDLPVMGIYDDEVAEGFLMAYGSSFYDQGYQAARQISLILGGNEASTIPVELPDRLLFQVNRDTAAHIGVSLDRDVMRLADEVKGGGD; the protein is encoded by the coding sequence ATGCGAACCGTGTTTGTCATTACCGGCTTAATGCTTCTGGCAGCCGGACTGTTTTGGTATACGGAATCCCTGCAGGCGGATGAGCCTGCTCATCTTGGCGTGCTCCTGACGGAAAGCAGCCGGCTCGACAAGCTTGAGGGGATCGAAAACGGGCTCCGTGATCTCGGGTTTCACGTGGAAGATGATCTGGTGTTTCATGTGTACGAAGAGGAAGAAGATACCGATGCGCTTATGGCCATGGCCAGAGAGATGCTTGAAGCGGACTACGACCTGATTGCAGCCTTTGGCGGGATCGAAGCCCAGGTGCTTGACGTGGCGATGGAAGAAACGGGCCTGTCGACACCGGTCGTCTTTGTCGGTATGGCGGCTCCCCTTGATACAGGCCTCATCGAAAGCTATGAACGGCCGGGGACGATGTTTACCGGCGTGGCCAATCATCACCTGAATCTGTCGGCGAAACGCCTTGAGCTCTTCACCGATGCACTCCCGGAGATGGATGAGGTGATTGTGCTTTACAATAAAGAGATCGATATCAGTAACCGCTCTTGTGACGTCACCCGGGAGGCAGTGGAAACCCTTGGCATCGAGGTGGTGCCGTTTGACGTCGGAACGGAGCTTGATCTCACCGCTTTAGCGGATCTTGCAGGTGAGAACACGGGCCTTTTGACACTGCCGAGTTTCATCATCGAAGGCATGACCGGGGAGCTCGCGGACTTCAGCAGGGCGCATGATCTTCCTGTGATGGGGATTTATGATGACGAAGTGGCGGAAGGCTTTCTGATGGCCTATGGCTCATCCTTTTATGATCAGGGCTATCAGGCAGCGAGGCAGATCAGTCTGATTCTTGGCGGAAATGAAGCATCGACGATTCCCGTTGAGCTTCCGGACAGGCTGTTGTTTCAGGTGAACCGGGATACGGCAGCGCATATCGGGGTTTCCCTTGACCGGGATGTCATGCGTCTGGCCGATGAGGTGAAGGGAGGCGGAGACTGA
- a CDS encoding sensor histidine kinase: MRKKMQSIRNKVLFFGLLMTIIPLALISVYYIQNMADYVGETGEEMQKMRLEHLATDIRSEIRQVMDQLDVLASLERPAEMKGPFYEVLSSQDAIDTLVVIDRDGVLLSQVARHTLNHADTGDTWPVQADSGVTPDAGEPVISDVLVNEYGQPYMQMIAETGTDGLRIGATVQLQKLIGNVSSYQLDDEAVIYLEDPSNQVIAHQDYSKLWQPSTEETAQGIEIRTEIDEVQWELVMEQPRREALSPVFDMMRRGGFTATVMILFGSVISVFAGLYFVKPIETLQQGMRRMKTGYWPEAMPVERQDEFGELTRAFNEMNETIQEKEQRLRQEKERLDIVVNSMDAGLAVVRKDYSIAWMNPKLEGWIGERREVPCFQLFHDQDDACYACPLRDEVTYDKMDEIMTRKDRSGAERIYRHRVFPLNYTLEQDEEALIVMEDITEEKQMEEKIIQTDKLSALGLMASSFAHEVNNPLASVQIYAEDLSDRLTEDEAELLESGDMAHYLQVIRKNIDRCKTITGNLLNFSRKENWEERDIRVRQVVEESLVLMNHSLNKQGVDVTVTEEEGLPAIRGDALKLSQVFVNFIQNAIDAMAGKTAPALSIRLYQEGQDLLVDVADNGSGIRPEDLDKLFDPFFTSKPTGKGTGLGLSVCYGIIKQMNGVLEVESEPGEGAVFRVRLPVPQKETNPEHGEV; encoded by the coding sequence ATGAGAAAGAAGATGCAGTCCATTCGAAATAAGGTTCTCTTCTTCGGCCTGCTGATGACGATCATTCCCCTTGCCCTCATTTCCGTTTACTACATTCAGAATATGGCTGACTATGTGGGAGAAACCGGAGAAGAGATGCAAAAAATGCGTCTTGAGCATCTTGCGACGGATATCCGCTCTGAGATCCGTCAGGTGATGGATCAGCTCGATGTCCTCGCGTCGCTTGAGCGGCCTGCTGAGATGAAGGGGCCTTTTTATGAAGTGCTGAGCAGTCAGGACGCCATTGATACCCTCGTTGTGATCGACCGGGACGGGGTCCTTTTGAGTCAGGTGGCCAGGCATACGCTGAATCATGCCGACACAGGTGATACCTGGCCGGTCCAGGCAGACTCGGGCGTTACCCCGGACGCAGGTGAACCGGTGATATCGGATGTCCTCGTGAACGAGTATGGTCAGCCGTATATGCAGATGATTGCGGAAACCGGAACGGATGGGCTCAGGATTGGCGCAACGGTTCAGCTTCAGAAGCTGATCGGGAACGTCTCCTCCTATCAGCTCGATGATGAAGCGGTGATTTATCTTGAGGATCCGTCCAATCAGGTCATTGCCCATCAGGATTATTCCAAGCTGTGGCAGCCGAGCACCGAGGAGACGGCGCAAGGTATTGAAATCCGGACGGAGATCGACGAAGTGCAGTGGGAGCTCGTCATGGAACAGCCCCGGCGCGAAGCGCTGTCCCCGGTGTTTGACATGATGCGCAGGGGCGGGTTTACCGCGACGGTGATGATCCTGTTCGGCAGTGTCATCAGCGTCTTTGCCGGGCTCTATTTCGTCAAGCCGATTGAAACCCTCCAACAGGGCATGCGGCGGATGAAGACGGGCTACTGGCCGGAAGCGATGCCGGTGGAGAGGCAGGACGAGTTCGGTGAGCTGACCCGGGCCTTCAATGAGATGAACGAGACCATTCAGGAAAAGGAACAGCGGCTCAGACAGGAAAAGGAACGCCTCGATATCGTCGTGAATTCGATGGATGCCGGGCTTGCCGTTGTCCGTAAAGACTATTCGATTGCGTGGATGAACCCGAAGCTTGAAGGATGGATCGGCGAGAGGCGTGAGGTCCCCTGCTTTCAGCTCTTTCATGATCAGGATGATGCCTGTTATGCGTGTCCGCTCCGTGACGAGGTGACGTATGACAAGATGGATGAAATCATGACAAGAAAGGACCGTTCAGGAGCGGAGCGGATTTACCGTCACAGGGTGTTCCCGCTTAATTATACCCTCGAACAGGACGAGGAGGCCCTGATCGTCATGGAGGACATTACGGAAGAGAAGCAGATGGAAGAGAAGATCATCCAGACGGATAAGCTGTCGGCTCTTGGCCTGATGGCGTCGTCCTTTGCCCATGAAGTCAATAATCCGCTCGCTTCCGTGCAGATCTATGCGGAAGATTTGAGTGACCGCCTGACAGAAGATGAGGCAGAACTTCTTGAAAGTGGCGACATGGCCCATTACCTGCAGGTCATCCGCAAGAATATTGACCGATGCAAGACGATCACGGGCAATCTTCTGAACTTCTCCCGTAAAGAGAACTGGGAAGAACGGGATATCCGCGTCAGACAGGTCGTCGAGGAGAGCCTTGTCCTGATGAATCATTCCCTGAACAAACAGGGTGTCGACGTCACGGTCACAGAAGAAGAAGGACTGCCTGCGATTCGCGGGGACGCGTTAAAGCTCAGTCAGGTGTTCGTGAACTTCATTCAGAACGCCATTGATGCCATGGCCGGCAAAACGGCCCCCGCTCTGTCGATCCGTCTGTATCAGGAGGGGCAAGATCTCCTGGTGGACGTGGCGGATAACGGCAGCGGGATCCGGCCGGAAGATCTCGATAAATTGTTTGATCCTTTCTTCACATCGAAGCCGACGGGAAAAGGCACGGGTCTTGGCCTGTCGGTCTGTTACGGGATTATTAAACAGATGAACGGCGTACTTGAAGTGGAGAGTGAACCGGGGGAAGGAGCGGTATTCCGCGTCCGGCTCCCTGTTCCTCAGAAAGAAACGAATCCTGAACATGGGGAGGTGTAA
- a CDS encoding ABC-F family ATP-binding cassette domain-containing protein codes for MIVLQCSQLNKSFGTDTILNQVKLEVKSNERVALVGRNGAGKSTLLKIIAGELTHDDGTLMIPKEVNVGYLAQDSGLNTDRSIWDEMMTVFSALRQMERKLRSLEEEMSDPSNPRYEKILQDYDQLSQDFRDRGGFQYEADIRSILSGLNFSSFDYSTPIRSLSGGQKTRLALGKLLLSKPELLILDEPTNHLDIDTMTWLESYLSGYSGALLIVSHDRYFLDRIVNTVYELTFHQTYKYTGNYSHYLDEKAARLELEMKEFDKQQSEIKKLEDFVARNLARASTSNRAKSRRKKLEKMERLDRPVSEDESAKFRFDIERQTGNDVLMVDGLAIGYGDTPLVSDVSFTITRGESVALIGPNGIGKTTLLKTIAGSLEALRGGVRYGSNVKIGYYDQEQTGLNPKKTVLHELWDDYPLFPEKQIRTVLGNFLFTGDEVLKSVMDLSGGEKARLSLAKLMMEKPNVLILDEPTNHLDLDSKEVLEDALIDYPGTLMFVSHDRYFINRMATKIIELSSDAMTTYLGDYDYYQEKKEEQAAFLQLEEDQRNEARPDMDSHAADAQGKSGFMQQKEAQKAERQRLRRIEEIESTVEGHESRVEEIESELIKPEVFQDHEESARLQTELESLQDALETLMDEWEALQD; via the coding sequence ATGATCGTTTTGCAATGTTCCCAACTCAATAAATCGTTCGGTACCGATACGATTTTAAACCAGGTAAAGCTCGAAGTGAAGTCCAATGAACGAGTTGCTCTCGTCGGTCGAAACGGGGCGGGGAAATCGACCCTCCTGAAGATTATCGCCGGTGAGCTGACCCATGATGACGGCACGCTCATGATTCCAAAAGAGGTGAACGTCGGCTATTTGGCCCAGGACAGCGGCCTGAATACCGATCGTTCCATTTGGGATGAAATGATGACGGTCTTCTCCGCCCTCAGACAGATGGAACGAAAACTGCGCTCCCTCGAAGAGGAGATGAGTGACCCGTCGAATCCGAGATACGAAAAAATTCTGCAGGACTACGATCAGCTCTCTCAGGATTTTCGCGACCGCGGCGGCTTTCAGTATGAAGCGGATATTCGCAGTATTCTCTCAGGCCTCAATTTCAGCAGCTTTGACTACAGCACACCGATCCGTTCACTGAGCGGCGGTCAGAAGACCCGACTCGCACTCGGCAAACTGCTTCTCTCAAAACCGGAGCTGCTTATACTCGATGAGCCGACAAACCATCTCGATATCGACACGATGACCTGGCTCGAGAGCTACCTGAGCGGTTACAGCGGCGCGCTCCTGATCGTCTCCCACGACCGTTACTTTCTCGACCGGATCGTCAATACGGTCTATGAACTCACGTTTCATCAAACGTACAAGTACACCGGCAATTATTCGCATTACCTGGATGAAAAAGCAGCCCGCCTCGAACTTGAGATGAAAGAATTCGACAAACAGCAGTCAGAGATCAAAAAGCTCGAAGACTTCGTCGCACGTAATCTTGCAAGGGCCTCCACGAGTAACCGGGCCAAAAGCCGCCGCAAAAAACTCGAAAAAATGGAGCGCCTCGACAGACCGGTTAGTGAAGATGAATCGGCGAAATTCCGCTTTGACATTGAGCGCCAGACCGGCAATGACGTCCTGATGGTCGACGGGCTCGCCATCGGCTACGGCGACACACCACTTGTGAGTGACGTGAGCTTTACCATCACGCGCGGAGAGAGTGTCGCCCTTATCGGGCCAAACGGGATCGGCAAGACGACACTCCTGAAAACCATTGCCGGCAGTCTCGAGGCGCTCCGGGGCGGTGTCCGTTACGGAAGCAACGTCAAGATCGGGTACTATGATCAGGAACAGACCGGTCTTAATCCGAAGAAAACCGTCCTGCATGAGCTCTGGGACGACTATCCCCTCTTCCCTGAAAAACAGATCCGCACTGTCCTCGGGAACTTTCTCTTTACCGGTGACGAGGTCCTCAAATCCGTCATGGATCTGTCCGGGGGAGAAAAAGCGAGACTCTCACTCGCCAAACTGATGATGGAAAAACCGAACGTCCTGATTCTCGATGAGCCGACCAACCACCTCGATCTCGACAGCAAGGAAGTCCTTGAAGATGCACTGATTGACTATCCGGGGACGCTCATGTTCGTCTCCCATGACCGGTACTTCATTAACCGCATGGCTACAAAAATCATTGAACTGTCTTCTGACGCCATGACGACGTACCTTGGGGATTATGATTATTACCAGGAGAAAAAAGAGGAACAGGCCGCTTTCCTCCAGTTGGAGGAAGACCAACGGAATGAAGCAAGGCCGGATATGGACTCACACGCAGCAGACGCCCAGGGTAAGTCCGGATTCATGCAACAGAAAGAAGCCCAAAAGGCCGAGCGGCAGCGCCTTCGCCGGATCGAAGAGATCGAAAGCACCGTCGAAGGACATGAAAGCCGTGTGGAAGAGATCGAAAGCGAATTAATCAAACCTGAGGTCTTTCAGGATCACGAAGAGTCCGCAAGACTCCAAACCGAGCTCGAATCGCTTCAGGACGCGCTCGAAACCCTGATGGATGAATGGGAAGCTTTGCAGGATTAA
- the moaC gene encoding cyclic pyranopterin monophosphate synthase MoaC: MESFTHFNEQGRAKMVDISDKEETVRTAVAKSSVLVNKQIYEGIQSGHMKKGDVLAVAQVAGVMAAKNTAQLIPMCHPLSLSGVDIAFDWKEEGSSHRLHIRVAVKTKGSTGVEMEALTSASATALTVYDMCKAVDKGMVIGETYLEEKTGGKSGDFKRASE, from the coding sequence ATGGAGTCATTTACACACTTTAATGAACAGGGCCGGGCGAAGATGGTGGACATTTCCGATAAAGAGGAAACGGTCCGTACTGCAGTTGCAAAATCAAGTGTACTTGTGAACAAACAGATCTATGAAGGCATCCAGTCGGGCCACATGAAAAAAGGAGATGTCCTGGCCGTTGCCCAGGTCGCAGGTGTCATGGCGGCGAAGAATACGGCGCAGCTGATCCCCATGTGTCATCCGCTGTCACTGAGCGGCGTGGATATCGCTTTTGACTGGAAGGAAGAAGGATCATCGCATCGCCTACATATCCGCGTTGCAGTAAAAACAAAAGGCAGTACCGGGGTTGAAATGGAAGCGTTAACATCGGCGAGTGCGACTGCGTTGACGGTCTATGACATGTGCAAAGCGGTGGATAAGGGCATGGTCATCGGTGAGACGTATCTTGAAGAAAAGACAGGCGGGAAGAGTGGCGATTTTAAACGGGCAAGTGAATAG
- a CDS encoding sigma-54-dependent transcriptional regulator translates to MERILVADDEQDLRELLVSRLKRKGFEVFGAADGEEALALLQKERYDLGIFDIRMEPMDGLTLLEEVKSRPDTLEMEVVMLTGHGTMETAIEAMKRGAYDYLTKPYNLSELEVVISKALEKKKLTEDNQTMRNLMHARDNDFDIVGKSSAVEQVKHLIRRVADADASILIEGESGTGKELVAKGLHYWSKRAAEPFVAVNAGAIPDQLIESELFGHVKGAFTGAQKDKKGLVEVADQGTLFLDEIGEMPLDMQVKLLRFLETGSFRRVGETKERHVQVRTVAATNRSLIEEAREGRFREDLFYRLQVMTIEVPPLRDRKEDIPLLADYFLSKQGKAKRLTDTAMKQLMSYDFPGNIRELMHILERGCLLCPGAEIEGGDLMLPGTFQDPQDRDSVSPVQTLEEVERDSHRPGAHLYRLE, encoded by the coding sequence ATGGAGCGAATTCTTGTCGCAGATGATGAACAGGATTTGCGTGAACTGCTCGTAAGCCGTCTGAAGCGAAAAGGCTTTGAGGTCTTTGGTGCGGCCGACGGGGAAGAGGCGCTTGCGTTGTTGCAAAAAGAACGGTATGACCTTGGTATTTTCGATATCCGGATGGAACCGATGGATGGGCTCACGCTCCTTGAAGAAGTCAAATCACGTCCGGATACGCTGGAGATGGAAGTCGTGATGCTCACCGGTCACGGAACGATGGAAACGGCGATCGAAGCGATGAAGCGCGGCGCGTATGACTATTTGACGAAGCCGTATAATCTGTCGGAACTTGAAGTCGTCATATCAAAAGCCCTTGAGAAAAAGAAACTGACTGAAGACAACCAGACGATGCGGAACCTGATGCATGCGAGAGACAACGATTTTGACATCGTCGGCAAGTCGTCGGCGGTGGAACAGGTCAAGCATCTCATCCGCCGGGTGGCAGATGCGGACGCCTCGATATTGATTGAAGGCGAAAGCGGAACCGGGAAAGAACTCGTGGCCAAAGGTCTTCATTACTGGAGCAAGCGGGCAGCGGAACCGTTTGTGGCGGTAAATGCAGGGGCCATTCCGGATCAGCTCATTGAAAGCGAGCTCTTCGGGCATGTGAAGGGAGCGTTTACCGGTGCCCAAAAGGATAAGAAGGGGCTCGTTGAAGTCGCGGATCAAGGGACCCTCTTTCTCGATGAAATCGGCGAGATGCCCCTCGATATGCAGGTGAAACTTCTCCGTTTTCTCGAGACCGGCAGTTTTCGGCGCGTCGGAGAGACGAAGGAGCGGCACGTTCAGGTGAGGACTGTGGCTGCGACGAACCGTTCCCTGATCGAAGAAGCCAGGGAGGGACGGTTCCGCGAGGATCTCTTCTACCGCCTTCAGGTGATGACGATCGAGGTGCCGCCGCTTCGGGACCGCAAAGAGGACATTCCGCTCTTGGCGGATTACTTCCTGTCCAAACAGGGAAAGGCGAAACGGTTGACGGATACGGCAATGAAGCAGCTGATGTCGTACGATTTCCCGGGAAATATCCGCGAGCTGATGCACATTCTTGAACGGGGCTGCCTGTTATGTCCCGGAGCCGAGATTGAAGGCGGCGATCTCATGTTGCCGGGGACGTTTCAGGATCCGCAAGACCGAGACAGTGTGAGCCCTGTGCAAACTCTTGAAGAGGTTGAGCGGGACTCACATCGACCGGGTGCTCACTTATACAGACTGGAATAA
- a CDS encoding MDR family MFS transporter — protein MFTNIPLKWLVVITVLTGTFTVILNNSMLNPAVPYFMQVFDADAVSAGWVITIFMVAMGMSMPLTGYLADKFGKKQVYIAGLLLFVTGSVLGSMAWDISAIILFRALQGVGGGMIMPLSMVLIFDAFPREERGLATGVWGVAAMLAPTIGPTLGGVIVELGSWQWLFLVNIPTGLLAVFFSLKFLPKAVKVTDIRLDKSGFVTVTIGVGAILFALGRMNELSHLYNPVNLGLIAVGSLSLWLFVKIEAKQDQPLLDLSIFKIKAFTYSVIIAMVGSISLFGGIFLIPLLVQNVYGYGAIVTGLSFLPSALMMGLFMNIGGRMLDVRGPTLAAAGGLIILSVSTGAMGFLTMGTSLWLVFLLNGLRGVGLGLSNMPSTTAGMNSIPEKFVSRGSAMGNVIRQMSSALGIVFVSIYFEVRRAQIMVNGGMDIESASLSAINEAFVALALITLITVPLGFKLGREYQQKAG, from the coding sequence ATGTTTACAAATATTCCCCTCAAGTGGCTTGTCGTCATTACCGTTCTGACCGGCACGTTTACGGTCATCCTCAATAACAGTATGCTGAACCCCGCTGTTCCTTATTTTATGCAGGTATTCGATGCCGATGCTGTCAGCGCCGGCTGGGTCATCACCATCTTTATGGTCGCAATGGGCATGTCGATGCCTCTGACGGGCTATCTCGCAGATAAATTCGGCAAGAAGCAGGTGTACATCGCAGGCCTGCTTCTCTTTGTGACGGGGTCGGTTCTCGGATCCATGGCCTGGGACATCAGCGCCATCATTCTCTTCCGTGCCCTGCAGGGCGTCGGAGGCGGGATGATCATGCCGCTGTCAATGGTGCTGATTTTCGACGCGTTCCCAAGAGAAGAACGGGGTCTCGCAACAGGGGTGTGGGGAGTTGCGGCCATGCTCGCACCGACGATCGGCCCGACTCTCGGGGGTGTGATTGTGGAACTCGGTTCCTGGCAGTGGCTGTTTCTTGTGAATATCCCCACGGGGCTGTTGGCCGTCTTTTTTTCACTGAAGTTTCTGCCGAAGGCCGTCAAAGTGACGGATATCCGTCTGGATAAGAGCGGATTCGTGACGGTGACGATAGGTGTCGGGGCGATCCTCTTTGCCCTCGGGCGGATGAATGAGCTGAGTCATTTGTATAATCCTGTGAACCTCGGCCTCATTGCAGTCGGGAGTCTGTCGCTCTGGCTTTTTGTCAAAATTGAAGCCAAACAGGATCAGCCTCTCCTCGACCTGTCCATTTTCAAGATCAAAGCTTTTACATACAGTGTCATCATCGCCATGGTCGGCTCGATCAGCCTGTTTGGCGGCATTTTTCTCATTCCGCTTCTCGTGCAGAATGTGTACGGGTACGGCGCGATTGTCACGGGGCTCAGTTTTCTTCCGTCAGCCCTCATGATGGGTCTCTTTATGAATATCGGCGGTCGCATGCTCGATGTCCGCGGCCCGACCCTGGCAGCGGCAGGGGGCCTGATCATTCTGAGCGTATCCACCGGGGCGATGGGCTTTTTGACGATGGGCACTTCTCTTTGGCTCGTGTTTTTGTTAAACGGACTCCGGGGCGTCGGCCTGGGTCTCAGCAATATGCCGTCGACGACAGCGGGAATGAACTCGATTCCTGAGAAATTCGTTTCAAGGGGTTCTGCGATGGGGAACGTCATCCGTCAGATGAGTTCAGCGCTCGGGATTGTCTTTGTTTCGATTTATTTTGAAGTCAGACGTGCACAGATTATGGTGAACGGCGGCATGGACATTGAGAGCGCGAGCCTGTCGGCCATTAATGAAGCTTTTGTGGCATTGGCACTCATTACGCTCATTACGGTGCCGTTAGGGTTTAAACTGGGGAGAGAATATCAGCAGAAAGCAGGCTGA
- the tatA gene encoding twin-arginine translocase TatA/TatE family subunit: protein MLSNIGIPGLILILIIALIIFGPKKLPEMGRAVGDTLKEFKKSTRELTSDSNDDKDETKS, encoded by the coding sequence ATGCTATCGAATATTGGCATCCCGGGACTGATTTTAATTCTGATTATCGCACTGATTATTTTCGGCCCGAAAAAATTACCGGAAATGGGACGTGCAGTGGGGGACACACTGAAAGAATTCAAAAAATCTACGCGTGAGCTGACTTCAGACAGTAACGATGACAAAGATGAGACGAAATCATAA
- a CDS encoding redox-sensing transcriptional repressor Rex: protein MEIDQAKIPQATAKRLPLYYRFLEGLQASGKHRVSSSELSEAVKVDSATIRRDFSYFGALGKKGYGYNVNYLLSFFRKTLDQDELTKVALVGVGNLGTAFLNYNFSKSNNTRIEMAFDVDRSKVDQVYGDVPVYHFDDIEEKIGDIEVVILTVPSQAAQGITDQLLECGIKGILNFTPARLTVPDDIRVHHIDLSVELQSLIYFLKHYPLK, encoded by the coding sequence ATGGAAATCGATCAGGCAAAAATTCCGCAGGCAACTGCAAAGAGACTACCGTTGTACTACAGGTTTTTGGAAGGCCTGCAGGCTTCAGGGAAACACCGGGTGTCATCGAGTGAACTGAGTGAAGCGGTCAAAGTGGATTCGGCAACCATCAGAAGAGACTTCTCCTACTTTGGTGCTCTCGGCAAGAAAGGCTACGGCTATAATGTGAATTATCTTCTCTCGTTCTTCCGTAAGACACTCGATCAGGATGAACTGACAAAGGTAGCCCTCGTAGGGGTCGGGAATCTCGGAACGGCATTTTTAAATTATAATTTCAGCAAGAGCAATAATACGCGCATTGAAATGGCGTTTGACGTCGACCGTTCTAAGGTGGACCAGGTTTACGGCGACGTGCCGGTGTATCACTTTGATGATATCGAGGAGAAAATCGGCGACATCGAGGTCGTGATTCTGACGGTACCGTCTCAGGCGGCCCAGGGCATTACCGATCAACTCCTTGAATGCGGGATCAAAGGGATCTTGAACTTCACCCCTGCAAGGCTGACGGTTCCGGATGACATCCGGGTGCACCATATTGACCTGTCTGTGGAGCTTCAGTCTCTGATTTACTTCCTGAAGCATTATCCACTCAAATAA
- a CDS encoding helix-turn-helix domain-containing protein: protein MLTYTDWNKSEAAEILGISVRNIYRKIDQHGLDKRGE, encoded by the coding sequence GTGCTCACTTATACAGACTGGAATAAATCTGAAGCCGCAGAGATTCTCGGGATCAGTGTCCGAAATATTTACCGGAAGATTGACCAGCATGGTCTCGACAAACGGGGTGAATGA